CCCACTTCGAGAAGACCTTGGCCAGTTCGACCGGGTCGCCGGAGGTGAATGCCGCCGCCGAAACGCCCTTGAGGCCCTTGAGCGCCTGCTCAACCTTGGTGCCTTCGCTAGCCTTGGCTGCCAGCTTGTTCTTGAGCACGCGATACTTGCCACCCGCGCCGCGGACGACCTTGCGCAGCTCAAAATCCTGCGCCACCGTCATCTTGGCAAAGGTGCCAATGATTGCCGTTGTAGAGGTCTCTAGCTCTTTCGCCAGAACCTGAACCTTCTGCGTCTTTTTCGCCCTTGTCAATGCCATTACTTAACTCCTGGTCCGTTCGGCCAGCCCGTCCCGCTTAGCCCGTCGCCCTCGTCCGGGCTCAAAACTCATCTCTTCCTGTTGCCGACAGCTCCGATTCGGAAGCCTGGCGCCAGAGGCTGAAAAGAGGAGAACGGGAAAATCTCTAAAGTCGGCTTACTTAGCCGCTGCATCCGCTACGGCGCCGTCAATCGGAACACCAGGGCCCATCGTCGAGCTCAGCGTGATCCCTTTGACGTACTTGCCTTTCGCGGCTGAAGGCTTGGCGCGCATCACGCTGGCCAAAACAGTGGTCGCGTTCTCGACGAGCTTTTCCGGCGGGAAGCTCAGCTTGCCTACCGGAACATGCACCAGGGCCGTCTTATCGGCGCGGAACTCAACCTTACCGGCCTTGATTTCCTTAACTGCGGCAGCGACGTCCTGCGTGACGGTTCCAGTTTTCGGATTCGGCATCAGGCCGCGTGGTCCAAGAACCTTACCCAGACGACCGACAGACTTCATCATGTCGGGCGTGGCAATCAGGGCATCAAATGCGGTCCACGATTCCTTCTGGATCTTCTCGACCATCTCTTCGCCGCCGACGAAATCCGCACCAGCAGCTTCGGCGTCCTTGAGACGATCACCGGAAGCGATGACGGCGACAATCTTGGTCTTGCCGAGTCCGTGAGGAAGCACAACCGTGCCGCGAACCATCTGGTCGGCGTGGCGGGTATCCACACCAAGACGCATGGTCAGATCGACGGTTTCGTCGAACTTGGCGAACTTTACCTTTTTCAGGAGTCCTACCGCCTCTGGCAGCAGGTAATTGCGGGGCTCAACAGCCGCACGCGACTTCGTAATATTCTTGCTGGCTTTCTTTGCCATTTATCCTCATCTCCCACCGCAATTGCCGGTCCCGCGTTGCGGGAAGCTCACGAAATCGCTGGGTAGCGAATTTCATTTCGAGCCCAAGTGCCGTGGTGTTGTTGATGGGCCACTCCGAGGAGTGGACACATTTATGAAGTATGACAGAGTTTGATTGCGGGCGCAAATCGGAGCGGTCGGGAACCGGTGCTTACACCAGTGATTAGTCTGCTGCTTCTTTTGAACGGAGATAGATGTCATAGCCGCCAAGTTTATGGAAGAGCGTGAATTCTTTTGTGATCAAAGACAGCACCAGCGCTCTGTCCGGCAACGGATCTTCGTTCGACTGCAGGCGGGTCTTCACGATCACCCAACGGATATTGTGCTGGCGAGCGGCTTCGAGCAGTGCGGCGGCTGAATATGGGTCGGTCGTGTTGTCGAAGATCTGAACTGGAAATTCGGGGACTCGCCCACTGGCGAAGAAAAATGGCTCTTCGCCGGGAAGCAGCAGAATCCCGTCCTGCGGCGGGATTTCTTTCGCCGCAAAGCGTACAAGTTCCTCGAAATCTGGCAGATATGGCCCGCGATCGGCCATTTCCCGTAAGGCTGGCAGCGTGGCGCGGTAAAGCGGCTGATCGGGAATATTCAGGTAGTTCATGCGCTCGTGGCCTGCCGCATAGAGGCCACCGCAGATCAGGAAGGTCGCTGAGACCACTATGGCAAGCGGGAGAACTATCTGCCGGACAGCTGATGGAGCGGCGGTCAGCATTTGTGCGATGAGCAGGATGAGCAAGGGCCAGATTGCGTAGGTTGAGCCCCATAGCTGCTGCGAGAGAAACGTTCCGTGGATGGCCGCAAGAATGAAGAAGGGCGTCAACCCGCCAAGCGAGACTCCTTTGCGGAGCTCGATCAACGCAACGACTGCGGAAACGATCAGCAGCATTGGCCAGAGTGCGAGCAGGTTGTCGCCGCGCTCGTCCAGATCGTCGTTTAGAAACAGGTAGAGGATGCTCCCGAGCAATGGAGCTGACAGGAGGCAGAGCGCCAGGATTTTGGCCCCGGTTCGCCGGACAATCGGCAGGGAGACGAGGATCAATCCGCAACCAACGGTCGGCAGAGTCCACGCGAAGAAGGGCTGCTGGTAGACCGTGAGCATCTCCGAAAAGCCGGGCAGGCGGCGTTGGGCTGCAAAGTGGATGGTCCAATGAAGATAGTTGTCGAGGCCGGCCGTGACCTGGATCAACCCAAGAGCTGCCAGCATAGCCGCACAGATTGCGACAAGAACCTTGAAGAGGATCGCGGAACTCGGTTCGTTGGTTGATTCAGACAGCCTATCCTTATTGATCCGGCTTTTGATCTGGCTCAAGAGCAGCAAAAGGAGGATGCCGGCAACTACGAGCGCAAGAAATGGCACTCCCATATTCTGTTTAAAGAAGACTGGCAGGACGACGGCTGCTCCGGTCGATACGGCCATTGCCCATTGCCTCAGAAGAGTGCCTTGCCCTGGTTGATTGAGTCTGAGTCTCTGCAAAAGGAAAATCGCGACGAGAATGGCAAAACCCGCGTCGCAGTCGTAGATCGGATGGGGATAGATGCTATAAACCCCAAGCACTGTTAGCGGCGCGGCGAGCAAAAGCGAAATCCACCACGCGCGGGCGACGTTATTTTCCAGGAATCGCAGAATGACTCGCCACGCAACCACTGTGGCGAGGCCGCCAACAAATGCCGCGTAAGCGACATGCAGGAAATAGTGCCTGCCTGCGAGCCGCATGATTCCGGCCTGAAGCAGGAATGTCAGCGGCGGATGGACCAGCGGGAAGTCCCGATACGGCATTTGGCCGAGTGCGATGCGGTAACTGGTATCAAGCAGATAGCTCAGATCCCAAAGAATTGCGATCTGCGAGTTTTGCCAAAGGACAAAGGCTGCGGTGGCCAGAAACAGAGCTGCGCCAGCCAGAAAATCGCGACGTTCCCAGCGTTTCCATTGTGTGGATGCTTTTAGCTCGGGTTCGCCCAGGCGTGTGGAGTCCGGCAAGTTCCTCTCCCAGCAACGAGTCTACTCAAAACAAAAGCCCTCCGAGCGGGAGGGCTTTTGGGCGGACCAGGAAATGAACGAAGAGGCGCTAGGCGACTACTTCGATGCCCATGGAGCGGGCAGTTCCCTTGATGCTCTTGATTGCGGCCTCGACCGAGGCGGCGTTCAGGTCGGGAAGCTTGGTCTCGGCGATTTCGCGGACTTGCTTTTCCGTGACCTTGCCGACCTTGTCTTTGTTCGGGACTGCGG
This portion of the Acidicapsa acidisoli genome encodes:
- the rplA gene encoding 50S ribosomal protein L1 codes for the protein MAKKASKNITKSRAAVEPRNYLLPEAVGLLKKVKFAKFDETVDLTMRLGVDTRHADQMVRGTVVLPHGLGKTKIVAVIASGDRLKDAEAAGADFVGGEEMVEKIQKESWTAFDALIATPDMMKSVGRLGKVLGPRGLMPNPKTGTVTQDVAAAVKEIKAGKVEFRADKTALVHVPVGKLSFPPEKLVENATTVLASVMRAKPSAAKGKYVKGITLSSTMGPGVPIDGAVADAAAK